One segment of Rhodopirellula baltica SH 1 DNA contains the following:
- the efp gene encoding elongation factor P — MATYNTSDFRKGLKVQIDGEPYLITEMNFVKPGKGNAMYKCKMKNLIRGTTLDRTYKGGDSLEAADVETTTVQFLYRQGQDYVFMDGTTFEQYEVPNEVAGDIWKYLKDGTECSMTLYNGAAIIVEPPQHVQLEVTECGPGTKGDTATNVTKPAMVETGAEFNVPGFIKEGNIIKINTLNNEYVERVNN; from the coding sequence GTGGCAACGTACAACACCAGCGATTTTCGCAAAGGACTGAAGGTTCAAATCGACGGCGAACCTTATTTGATAACCGAAATGAACTTCGTCAAACCCGGCAAGGGCAACGCGATGTACAAGTGCAAGATGAAAAACTTGATTCGCGGCACCACGCTGGACCGGACATACAAAGGCGGTGACTCACTGGAAGCTGCCGACGTGGAAACAACCACGGTGCAATTCCTGTATCGCCAAGGCCAAGACTACGTGTTCATGGACGGCACCACGTTCGAACAATACGAAGTGCCAAACGAAGTCGCTGGCGACATCTGGAAGTACCTCAAAGACGGCACCGAGTGCTCGATGACGTTGTACAACGGCGCGGCCATCATCGTCGAACCACCGCAACACGTTCAGCTGGAAGTCACCGAATGTGGCCCGGGCACCAAAGGCGATACGGCGACCAACGTTACCAAGCCAGCAATGGTGGAAACGGGAGCTGAATTCAACGTTCCTGGTTTCATCAAAGAAGGCAACATCATCAAAATCAACACGCTCAACAACGAGTACGTCGAACGCGTCAACAACTGA
- a CDS encoding PEP-CTERM sorting domain-containing protein — protein MARTFRLTFLSRLRGLQMRWFLLGWSICAIMCSAGNAQAAVVGGNSSSDFLTADLELALLPLVVGGVVVDAELSGLASSSGVSPAPYSENPSAVSINANAGIIPGGSSGDVLDVTSSAVTPSVSSNVDGLSGIRFANSSHSIANLDLSVVELASADLISITAVAINVTSAVNGEFGSLDSVGTMNVEDLVIRVGNSVVATLDGTIAPNTGINLSVSSGGLPLDIEGASLILNEQVTTGDGTSSLGLATNAISLRFIETEVTGVGELNGSVLVGQTTAGLQASAVPEPSSLALLGVVGFGGAFWRGRRKVAGSASQV, from the coding sequence ATGGCCAGGACGTTCAGGCTGACTTTTCTTTCAAGGTTAAGAGGTTTGCAAATGAGGTGGTTTTTATTGGGATGGTCAATCTGTGCCATCATGTGTTCGGCGGGAAATGCCCAAGCTGCCGTAGTCGGAGGCAATAGTTCGTCCGATTTCCTTACTGCGGATTTGGAATTGGCTCTCTTGCCACTTGTAGTAGGTGGTGTTGTGGTCGATGCCGAACTTAGTGGATTGGCATCTTCGTCAGGAGTGTCACCAGCGCCCTACAGCGAGAATCCCTCGGCGGTGTCTATCAATGCCAATGCAGGCATTATCCCGGGCGGTTCATCGGGCGACGTTTTGGACGTTACATCAAGTGCGGTTACGCCGTCAGTAAGTTCGAATGTCGACGGCTTGTCTGGCATCCGCTTCGCGAATTCCAGTCACTCAATTGCAAATCTCGACTTGTCCGTGGTTGAATTGGCCTCTGCAGATCTGATTTCGATCACAGCAGTTGCAATTAATGTGACATCGGCCGTCAATGGTGAATTCGGCTCGCTTGATTCAGTAGGGACAATGAACGTTGAGGATCTAGTGATTCGTGTGGGGAACTCAGTTGTCGCGACGCTGGATGGGACGATCGCCCCAAACACAGGGATCAACCTCTCGGTATCCTCAGGAGGGTTACCGCTGGACATTGAGGGGGCGTCGTTAATCCTCAACGAACAAGTGACGACCGGAGATGGAACTAGCAGTTTGGGTTTGGCGACCAATGCTATCAGCTTGAGATTCATTGAAACTGAAGTTACCGGTGTAGGTGAACTCAATGGGAGCGTCCTCGTTGGTCAAACAACTGCGGGGCTTCAAGCTTCGGCAGTTCCAGAACCCTCTTCGCTGGCTTTGCTGGGAGTCGTTGGTTTCGGCGGTGCCTTTTGGAGAGGCCGACGCAAAGTTGCTGGGTCGGCAAGCCAAGTATAA
- a CDS encoding ABC transporter permease, translating to MNKPIADPPLSSVANADGTVANPVSAWMQSMVASVVNTLRFNPIAAFRNNPVLQRELLVNLRTNRSFLLLLVYQLVLAAVTLVAWPDDERLNLSQDPPSARRLVDLFFLGQYVIASLMAPSFAAGTISGEKERQTYEMLLASPLKPGAIVLGKLVAALTHLALLIVASLPIIVLFLPLGGVSVYEVAAAYLGLFVSVILFGAIGVFCSSYFSRTSNSLVVSYLLILPLVIGGVLMWQTLAGDGLLRLKVVVLVVPAFALAAVTLMCAAAASRMLYPPDVGSEGKEVIDLEQEAAEAVGLVIQPDQFPDRLFAPPRRETLMADGANPVYDKEIHGEIFSQGTLMLRLVIQISILLAIPLMGALLFWQTPHAPWFAVYVIVFNMLVGPVFLAGTMTSERERQTLDLLMTTTLSPWKIFWGKFVVGFRVAFVLTSFLVWPMLLGVGLNTDFYSSWFLIVGMFAIPVVVSVVNAVIAMTASLYQERTSMALMTTYVALIVLYVVPPGARVLASTLGLSSTVQQWIEWTGVASPFSALFSLPMDSILMRGDQPYPGEPILVFGYFACSLLIIALASVMIAWKLRPQH from the coding sequence TTGAACAAGCCGATCGCTGACCCGCCGCTGTCGTCCGTTGCAAACGCAGATGGAACCGTAGCCAATCCGGTCTCAGCGTGGATGCAGTCAATGGTCGCTTCGGTTGTGAACACGTTGCGGTTCAACCCGATCGCGGCGTTTCGCAACAACCCGGTGTTGCAACGTGAGTTGTTGGTCAACTTGCGAACGAATCGATCGTTCCTTTTGCTGTTGGTCTATCAACTGGTTCTGGCCGCCGTGACGTTGGTGGCTTGGCCGGATGATGAGCGATTGAATTTGAGTCAAGATCCACCATCGGCACGTCGCTTGGTCGATTTGTTTTTTCTCGGCCAGTACGTGATCGCGTCGTTGATGGCTCCCAGCTTTGCTGCGGGGACGATTTCGGGTGAAAAGGAGCGTCAGACTTACGAGATGTTGCTCGCCAGTCCGCTGAAACCCGGCGCCATCGTCCTGGGTAAATTGGTTGCCGCGCTCACCCATTTGGCTTTGTTGATCGTCGCATCACTGCCGATCATCGTGCTGTTCTTGCCACTTGGTGGAGTCAGCGTTTACGAAGTTGCGGCAGCGTATCTGGGGCTGTTCGTCTCCGTGATTCTGTTCGGCGCCATCGGCGTATTCTGCAGCAGCTATTTTTCGCGAACTAGCAACTCACTCGTCGTCAGCTACTTGCTGATTTTGCCGCTTGTGATTGGCGGTGTCTTAATGTGGCAAACGCTGGCAGGCGACGGTTTGCTGCGGCTCAAGGTGGTTGTGCTGGTCGTGCCCGCGTTTGCTTTGGCGGCCGTCACGTTGATGTGCGCCGCGGCGGCGTCGCGAATGTTGTACCCGCCGGATGTGGGCAGCGAAGGCAAAGAGGTGATCGATCTCGAACAAGAAGCCGCCGAAGCGGTTGGTTTGGTGATCCAGCCCGATCAATTCCCGGACCGCTTGTTCGCGCCGCCGCGTCGGGAAACGTTGATGGCCGACGGTGCCAATCCGGTTTATGACAAAGAGATCCATGGCGAGATCTTCAGTCAGGGCACGTTGATGCTGAGGCTGGTAATTCAGATCAGCATCTTGCTCGCGATCCCGTTGATGGGGGCATTGTTGTTTTGGCAAACGCCCCACGCGCCGTGGTTCGCGGTTTATGTGATTGTGTTCAACATGTTGGTCGGGCCGGTGTTCCTCGCCGGGACGATGACCAGCGAGCGTGAACGGCAAACGCTGGATTTGCTGATGACGACAACGTTGTCGCCGTGGAAGATTTTTTGGGGCAAGTTCGTGGTGGGCTTTCGAGTTGCCTTCGTCCTGACAAGCTTCCTGGTTTGGCCGATGTTGCTGGGCGTGGGGCTGAACACCGACTTCTATTCCAGTTGGTTTTTGATTGTCGGCATGTTTGCGATTCCGGTTGTTGTCAGCGTCGTCAATGCTGTCATCGCGATGACCGCGTCGTTGTACCAAGAACGAACTTCGATGGCGTTGATGACCACCTATGTGGCGCTGATCGTGTTGTATGTCGTTCCGCCAGGCGCCCGTGTGTTGGCGTCTACGTTGGGATTGTCATCGACCGTTCAGCAGTGGATCGAATGGACGGGAGTGGCCAGTCCCTTTTCGGCGTTGTTTTCGTTGCCGATGGATTCGATCTTGATGAGAGGCGACCAGCCTTATCCGGGTGAGCCCATTCTGGTGTTTGGATACTTCGCGTGCAGTTTGCTAATCATCGCGTTGGCATCCGTCATGATCGCATGGAAGTTGCGACCGCAGCATTAG
- a CDS encoding sugar phosphate isomerase/epimerase family protein: MSSWPIGVFASIDAGLGVAWPVIRELGLPTIQLHAPHADNRTPEAAQKFKSQLDEHGIQCTAVFGGFEGESYADIPTVVKTVGLVPPATRQARLKEMMEISDFARVLGVDCVALHIGFVPHDPADADYEGIVEVTQQLCDHCRSNEQFLHLETGQETADGLLTFIDSVERDNLKINFDPANMILYGSGDPIEALRKVGSHVRSVHCKDGVWSDQPGITFGREVPLGQGDVGMETYLKTLREIGYAGPLTIEREIPEDPARQKAEIGDAIELLTKIRGEVLA, from the coding sequence ATGTCGTCTTGGCCCATTGGTGTATTCGCTTCCATCGACGCGGGCCTAGGAGTTGCTTGGCCGGTCATTCGCGAACTTGGTTTGCCCACCATCCAGCTGCACGCCCCGCACGCTGACAACCGAACTCCCGAAGCCGCTCAGAAGTTTAAATCGCAACTCGATGAACATGGCATCCAGTGCACTGCCGTCTTCGGTGGCTTCGAAGGCGAAAGCTACGCCGACATTCCAACGGTCGTCAAAACAGTGGGGTTGGTTCCGCCGGCGACACGTCAGGCTCGCCTCAAGGAGATGATGGAAATCAGCGACTTCGCTCGCGTGTTGGGCGTCGACTGCGTTGCGTTGCACATCGGATTCGTTCCGCACGATCCGGCGGACGCGGACTACGAAGGCATCGTCGAAGTCACCCAACAACTGTGTGATCATTGTCGGTCCAACGAACAATTCTTGCACCTGGAAACCGGGCAAGAAACAGCGGACGGGTTGCTGACGTTCATCGATTCAGTCGAACGCGACAATTTGAAGATCAACTTCGATCCCGCCAATATGATCTTGTACGGATCCGGCGACCCAATCGAAGCACTTCGCAAAGTTGGCTCGCACGTGCGTAGCGTCCACTGCAAAGACGGTGTGTGGAGCGACCAACCAGGCATCACCTTCGGTCGCGAAGTCCCGCTCGGACAAGGCGACGTCGGCATGGAAACGTATCTGAAGACGCTGCGCGAAATCGGCTACGCCGGACCACTGACGATCGAACGCGAAATCCCAGAAGACCCGGCACGTCAGAAAGCAGAGATCGGCGACGCAATCGAATTGCTCACAAAAATCCGCGGCGAAGTGTTGGCCTGA
- the mgtE gene encoding magnesium transporter translates to MVNTLFLPELREMLQLGQETDLREFCVTLNPGRTAEFMEGLEDAEVWAVLQYAEPYRRAEIFGYFEENRKLKMLTREPADQAAALVEEIPPDDRVDLIHALPAETVANILPLLPAIDRRDIERLRSYVEGTAGSLMTTDVAKLAERFTAREALEELGRRASDLETIYYLYVVDDNNLLRGIVSARQLVSAISNTTKTLGDLMETDVVVALVNEDQESVAGKVERFNLLAIPVVDSGRQLLGIITHDDVIDVVREELTEDAQRIAAVAPLEDDFLRIGLFKLSYKRGIWLTILFFAALLTAFALRAYEEELETFAWLVWFIPLIISAGGNSGSQSATLVITAMTGGEVKNSDLPRVLSREFVVSLLLGGFLALIGFLVALAIAPTAWAALVIPCTLLSVIFCGCMCGVTLPILFKRMGLDPALMSNPFVAGIVDILGIVIYINVARVLLG, encoded by the coding sequence ATGGTCAACACGCTCTTCCTGCCCGAACTTCGCGAAATGCTGCAACTCGGTCAGGAAACCGATCTGCGGGAATTTTGCGTCACGCTGAATCCTGGACGCACGGCCGAGTTCATGGAAGGGTTGGAAGACGCCGAAGTTTGGGCGGTGTTGCAGTACGCCGAGCCTTATCGGCGTGCCGAGATTTTCGGGTACTTCGAAGAAAACCGAAAACTAAAAATGCTGACGCGAGAACCGGCCGATCAGGCCGCCGCGTTGGTCGAAGAAATTCCGCCCGATGACCGTGTCGACTTGATCCACGCGTTGCCCGCGGAAACGGTCGCGAACATCTTGCCGCTGTTGCCGGCAATCGACCGCCGCGACATCGAACGTTTGCGTTCGTATGTCGAAGGCACCGCCGGGTCGTTGATGACGACCGACGTCGCCAAGTTGGCCGAGCGTTTCACCGCTCGCGAGGCACTCGAAGAACTGGGACGCCGGGCCAGCGATCTCGAGACGATTTACTATCTGTATGTCGTCGACGACAACAACTTGTTGCGTGGCATCGTCTCGGCACGGCAATTGGTTTCAGCGATCAGCAACACGACCAAGACGCTTGGCGACTTGATGGAAACCGACGTCGTCGTCGCTCTGGTCAACGAAGACCAAGAATCAGTCGCCGGGAAGGTTGAGCGGTTCAACTTGCTGGCCATTCCCGTGGTCGACTCGGGCCGCCAACTGTTGGGCATCATCACGCACGATGATGTCATCGACGTGGTGCGAGAAGAATTGACCGAAGATGCCCAACGAATCGCCGCGGTCGCGCCGCTCGAAGATGACTTCCTGCGAATCGGTTTGTTCAAACTGTCGTACAAACGCGGCATCTGGCTGACGATTTTGTTCTTCGCCGCATTGCTCACCGCATTTGCACTGCGAGCTTACGAAGAAGAACTGGAAACATTCGCTTGGCTGGTGTGGTTCATCCCTTTGATCATCAGTGCCGGCGGCAACTCGGGCAGCCAATCTGCGACCTTGGTCATCACCGCGATGACCGGCGGCGAAGTCAAAAACAGTGATCTGCCCCGAGTTCTTTCGCGAGAATTTGTGGTTTCGCTGCTCTTGGGCGGCTTTTTGGCGCTGATCGGCTTTTTGGTCGCCTTGGCGATCGCTCCGACGGCGTGGGCCGCATTGGTGATCCCATGCACATTGCTGTCCGTGATTTTCTGCGGCTGCATGTGCGGTGTCACGCTGCCAATTCTGTTTAAACGGATGGGATTGGACCCCGCTTTGATGAGTAACCCCTTTGTGGCCGGAATTGTTGATATCTTAGGCATCGTGATTTACATCAACGTTGCCCGCGTTCTGCTCGGATGA
- the epmB gene encoding EF-P beta-lysylation protein EpmB, whose translation MNRVLEGNVRAGSLAAKTEFVPVGEPPRNQGSGDVFGQNREELNRESLQSKTQDETANWRGSMKRAIRSAGELRRHLNLDLSAGESNGTNAEDHGFPVFVPLEFAARMKPGDPNDPLLRQVLPLPEEANSPDGFSSDPVGDLHAAVAPGLLHKYHGRALAITTGACGIHCRYCFRREFPYSENSSRGDHLELALKYLRENDSIEEVLLSGGDPLTLTDDSVAKLMQQIESIPHVRRLRWHTRMPIVIPSRVTDAWIVRMQASRLTSWVVVHCNHPAELDSETGAALMRLVDAGVPVLNQAVLLRGVNDDVDVLESLCRRLIDLRVMPYYLHQLDRVRGAAHFEVDQECGRALVSQLESRLPGFAVPRFVCEQAGQASKTRL comes from the coding sequence GTGAACCGAGTCCTGGAAGGAAACGTTCGTGCCGGCAGTTTAGCGGCCAAAACGGAGTTTGTCCCGGTGGGGGAACCGCCCAGAAACCAAGGTTCCGGCGATGTTTTTGGCCAAAATCGCGAAGAGTTGAATCGAGAGTCCTTGCAAAGCAAAACACAAGACGAAACGGCGAATTGGCGGGGCTCGATGAAACGGGCCATCCGCTCGGCGGGTGAGCTGCGCAGGCATCTGAATTTGGACCTGTCTGCTGGCGAATCGAATGGTACCAATGCCGAAGATCACGGTTTTCCCGTTTTCGTGCCGCTGGAGTTTGCTGCTCGGATGAAGCCGGGCGATCCGAATGATCCGCTGCTTCGACAAGTCCTTCCATTGCCCGAGGAAGCGAATTCGCCCGACGGATTCAGCAGCGATCCGGTGGGCGATTTGCACGCCGCCGTCGCGCCGGGGTTGCTTCACAAGTACCACGGTCGAGCCCTCGCGATCACCACCGGTGCGTGCGGTATTCACTGTCGCTATTGTTTCCGTCGCGAATTTCCATACAGCGAAAACAGCAGTCGCGGTGATCACCTGGAGTTGGCACTGAAGTATCTGCGCGAGAACGATTCGATCGAAGAAGTTTTGCTTAGCGGCGGCGATCCGCTGACGCTGACCGATGATTCGGTTGCCAAACTGATGCAGCAGATCGAATCGATTCCGCATGTGCGTCGTCTGCGTTGGCACACTCGAATGCCGATCGTCATTCCTTCGCGTGTGACGGACGCTTGGATTGTAAGAATGCAAGCATCGCGATTGACGTCTTGGGTCGTCGTTCATTGCAACCATCCTGCTGAGTTGGACTCGGAGACCGGTGCGGCGCTCATGCGATTGGTCGATGCCGGTGTTCCGGTTTTGAACCAAGCGGTCCTGTTGCGAGGCGTGAATGACGATGTGGACGTGCTGGAATCGTTGTGCCGACGGCTGATTGATTTGCGAGTGATGCCGTACTACTTGCATCAATTGGATCGAGTCCGCGGGGCGGCCCATTTCGAAGTCGACCAGGAATGTGGTCGCGCGCTGGTCAGTCAGTTAGAATCGCGTCTGCCCGGTTTTGCCGTCCCCCGTTTTGTTTGCGAACAAGCGGGCCAAGCATCCAAGACACGTCTCTGA